cggccggctaatgagccgggccgagcccggcgttaaataatactactactactactactactacttccggacacgtggcgccttaaacccaccgttaatggatggaccgacaacgagattggcctcgactgggttcagcatttcgacaaccatacaaaatcgcggacaaaaggcgtatatcggatgttagtgctcgatgggtacggcagtcatcgatcccctgaattcgagggctattaTAAAGAttacaatattattccactttgcCTACCTGCTTATTTATCTCATTGAACCCAGCCACTTAATATCGGAGTGTTcaacgtccttaagcgggcgtacggtcaaaaaattaacgactttatccgggcccacattaCCAGTATTAGCAAAGTCGAGTTCTTTTTGGcgtttgcagcggcttacaaaaagttaatgacaaaagaaaatatggccgggggttttcgaggggcgggaattatcccccatagcccggaaatggttatatttaagctggatgttaggctacggacgccgtcacctaaaaAGCTtaatttttccagcaccgacacctgggtctctcaaacaccgcacaaccggacagaagccgttaattaatttacccttgttaaaagtcgaatcagcTGTCAttagggaagctcgccaacgcctatttttaatgctgtaaaaCAGCTaacaaaagggttggagttaATTGCttatcgaaccacacttttggaaacGGAGAACCGCAGCTTTCGAAAGGCCAACGAAACGTTTAGCAAACGGCGCAGGGCttaaaaaacacgtatccgcgaaggagggttaTTTACCATACAAAAGGGTTAGAATTTGCTTTAAttaaatggtgccgatggtctaatatacgaaaaaaaagatgaaaatggggaggggagtagtgcgcagccggcgactaaacgacgttgcggcaactgcggtaaacctgaacataatgcacgcacctgtcaggaggatgcagaaatgtctgatgtacatatatccgattgcattgaggtaaattgaacaacgctggcgttgcaattgaaattggaagtagtattgtgcaggaaaagtgtccggggtcctgatatgtccggggtcctgatgaaccacgttatataAATTTTATACaaagttttctttttatttatttttattttttcaaatttattatttttgtaaattattatttataatttgtttattttcttaAAAACTTGTTGTTCTTATGATAAAAACGCAAATAATTAACTAATAgatataaaaataataaataaatacGCCCGAGTAATAAAAGTAAAAGTAAAGTTTTATTTATTAATAACGTTTTGGGCACGAGTAATATAAGTAAGTTTAAAATTTTAGTCTAATTACTAATTTTATGCGTACTATAAATAACGTATACTTTTATaattataatatatattaaGTAGTTTTGGTAAAGTAATATATAAACCCCAAGCCCTTAACAGTTATTTACAAAAATTAAATTTCCTCCATCGGCTCAAATATTCGATTCCAGCTTAACTTTGCGCGAAAACTTTTACTTTTCTCCAACTTTGAAACTTTCCTATCTTATTATATATTACCTTGCTCCTATTTTCCTAGTTGcaatttttcttttcaaaaTGAGGCCTTGCAGCTTTTTCCTTACTTTTACCCTTGCCCTTTCGGCTTACGCCCACACCGGTAATTTACAAAACCACCAGGCTTTAACCGTTCCATCCATTACCGGTGGCAACGGTAATACACTCAACACAAACAATCTTGCGAAACACGGAATTGGCCAGCGTCTTAACAAGAAACCCGGTTTTGCTGGCCACGGCTCTAAAAACCGTAAGGTTCACCGTGTGTGCCGCGGACGGGGCGGCAAATCAATCAAACGCGGGACTGGCCAACGCGGGACTGGCCAACGCAAAACCCCTGGTGCAGCTTTTGCTGgcagccacggccatttaAACCGTGCCGCCCACCGTGCCTGCCACCGACGGGGTGGTAAACTAGTTCCGCATGGGACTGGCCGCCGACAGGGCGGCAAACTAGTTGCGCGTGCCGATTCCGATGATGAGGACGCCATGTCTTGTGTAACTGATGCAGACTCTACCCGCTATTATTCGGATTTTACTGACTTTGAAGATGGAGTGTGGAATGATCCTGGGACTGATGTCGAATCTTGTATAGATTCTGATAATTACCAGGAGTCTGATTATGGCGAGGATTTCAATTATGACCAGGATTCTGATGACGAATGGTGAAAGTTGTTATTTATGGGTGTTGGTAAAGAGGGGATCGCGTTCAATTCATCAATGCAATTGATGACTTACGTGCGGTGCCCAACATGACTAGCCCGTAACTTACCCGGTCCTacatgtcacggccagggtaagcatagcacggaagctagtctattggcgcctatcgacgaagattctactctgagcagaagaaaggaaacaaacaaagttctgagcttgacgcgacgtagataaagggatcaccctggtgggtcgttggtcaggggtcagggttagggtctggtgatcttatggtccaaatgtcacactacACCACGGGTATAAAAGGGGAAAGACTATTAGAAGCTCGAACTTAGATGAAATAGTCGTTAGATAAAAATATATTACCTTTTACCTAATTTTTAATCTCAGGGTTTATCCCTGAAGCCCGCAGTTCCGCAATTGAACCGCGTCGCCGTGGTTCAATTGCGGCTGTATATTATACCTGTGGGTCCAAATACAAATCGCTTCGGTTCAGGTTTGAAACCATTTTGTCGTTTTTCGCCGTTCGCGGGGATGTTAATATATATTAAATAATTAAACAGAAATTTCACTCCCTTATAATAAATTGAATAAAAATCGTAAAAATATACGGTTTGTATATTGGATATAATACttagtgtgacatttggaccatgagatcaccagaccctaaccctgaccctggaccaacgacccaccagggtgatacctttatcgacgtcgcgtcaagctcagaactttgtttgtttcctttcttctcctcagagtagaatcttcatcgataggcgccaatagactagcttccgtgctatgcttaccctggccgtgacacgatccctggctcggcctggagccgagtcgttctgagggtaggtctaggggcctgatcctcacaataTTTTTGTAAATTTCAAAAGTCAGGGAGCATAAATTATGTAGTTATTAATAATATGGGCCCAACTCTTGCCTTATATAAAATTGTGGATGATATACTAATAAAAGTGGACCTAATTACCTGCATAATAATGCAGATAATTAACACTAGCAAAATATAATTCGATAATATTATTAATGCTAAATAACGCATTAATAAACTAAATAAGTTTTACATCTTCCTAAAGCTTTGAAAAAAGTCAAGCTGAAATAATAAATAAGTTGGCGTTGTTATAAAATCGACCCGTTTCCGCCTTTATTGGTTTAATTCGGATAGAGAACATTTTGCTTATCATTCCAAACATACAAACAATTATCCACTGACTGAAAATCGACAGTTTTGTTTGCACAATCAAAATTATAATTACAATTAAAAACTTCTGCACAATTAACATTATTTTTGCAATTATGCTTTTTTATTcattgttatttttttttcacaccGTTGCGATTTCGGCCTTCACCAACATTGGCACCTTTTCACACCCAGTTTACGATTACAATCCAATTCCAAACCATATCCACGGAGATTTAAAAAGGCGGGCTTATATTGAACGCTATTCCCAATGTTCAGATTCGCAGGCCTCCGAAATTCGTGCCGCGCTAAAAAGGTAAATTGAAACTCTTTAAAACAAATTCGGAAAACAATGTTAAATATTTTGTTTAGTTGCGCCGAGCTCGCCTCGTGGGGCTATCACGCCGTTAAAAGTAACAATCGGTTATTTAAATTAATCTTTAAAACTGACAGCACAGATATTCAAAACTGGGTTCAAAATAATTTTAACGAAATTTACAAGGAATGTAACAGGGACGCGGACGAAATTTCTCTAACCTGCCACGATAAAAATGTTTATACGTGCGTCCGAGAAGGAGTTCATAATTTGGCGTATGCACTTATTAACGAAAAAGAAATTGTTATATGCCCTCCTTTCTTCAACAACCCCGTAAACAGCAGGGAAATTACTGCCGGTAACCAAGATACAATTATATTACATGAAATGGTGCATATAATTTTAAGTAAGTTTGCTTTTACAAATTGATAAAACATTTACAAAAGTTTATTTATAAAAATTTTCAAAAACTAAAAATTCAAATTTTTATTTAGAAGAGTGGAAAGATTATGGTTGCGAATGGGATGGGATTCACAAGTAAGTTGTCGAAAAACAAAATGCTGAATGTTGTTTTATATTGATAAATTCTAATTAATATTAAGATTGGATAGTACAGAAAgtattaaaaaccccgacAGTTATGCTATTTTTGCACAATGTGCACGTTATAAATATTGTTAAATAACGTTAGTGTTGGAATGGAGGGAATCGCGGTCAATTTAACAATAGAGGGATAAATTACGTGTAATGCCGCACAAGCCAGTTGCACGTGACTCACCCGTCCAATTGCGGGTATAAGAAGCAGAGACGTTTAGAAACTCACCTTTAAACGGTTTAATAAACGAAATGTAATAAATACCTTTATATCCGTATAATAACGTTTTGTTAATGGATCGACATTACAAAAGGCCTATAAACTTGAGCTAATGCTATTTAAACAATacaaaaaagcaaagcaaataAATTAAACGTTAATATTATTACGGCCAGGCATagattggagaacctcaatATATTAgccgctatcgacgaaaattctaaactgaaaaaaaagagaaattacaattaaCGGCGCATTGGAAAACGCGTTTAAATCCGGGGTCAGTGGACCCCTTTGTCCAATCTTTAATTTAATTTGGTTGGTAAAACCGAATCGTAATTTTAAAGGTGggttgttacgatcaaggtatcgggtaacctgttcttatggtaaagtacagtgggttgaagcaaatgAGCGTTTGAACTGGGTAACTAGGGATTTtcaatgactggggtgaagttataatcgttctcaagtaagtattgaggttaactagagtttgattgctgctaagccatcctagaatcgaatctatctacatggtaattgtcacggcccggggtaagcatagcacggaagctagtttattggcatctatcgacgaagattctactctgagcagaagaaaggaaacaaacaaagttctgagcttgacgcgacgtagataaaggtatcaccctggtgggtcgttggtcaggggtcagggttagggtctggtgatcttatggtccaaatgtcacaagaGTTTGCAGCTTATTTCTATTTATTGTGCCGTGTGGTCCACTCAGGCACAATCACCCAAACGTGCCGAGGTGATGGCTATAAATATTACAAAGACCTGACAATCCATGAGGAACAAAATCAAATGGGCAATCGTTAGACCTTGCCCTCCATCACGACATTGAAGCACTTCAGATCGCCATTTAGTCAGACCAAAATACAATTACACATCACCTCAGACCAGAGAGGAAGTTGGAACTTGATAATCTGGTGGATATACAGCCCGCCCTTTGGGACGTCCTTGACTGGCTCCAAACCTGGCCGACGGTCCCACTGAGCCGGGACAGGTCGAAAGCCGAGTCCGGATACGTTGGGTGCTGGGCGGAGGAGTTCAACAAGAGGGGCGGATAAAAAAGTGGATCGTGTTCCACGTCTGGAAATTTGACTTTTTTCCaggcagaaaaagaaagccgaAAAGAGAAGGGCTAAGTAGAAA
This DNA window, taken from Pyricularia oryzae 70-15 chromosome 6, whole genome shotgun sequence, encodes the following:
- a CDS encoding metalloproteinase codes for the protein MLFYSLLFFFHTVAISAFTNIGTFSHPVYDYNPIPNHIHGDLKRRAYIERYSQCSDSQASEIRAALKSCAELASWGYHAVKSNNRLFKLIFKTDSTDIQNWVQNNFNEIYKECNRDADEISLTCHDKNVYTCVREGVHNLAYALINEKEIVICPPFFNNPVNSREITAGNQDTIILHEMVHIILKEWKDYGCEWDGIHKLDSTESIKNPDSYAIFAQCARYKYC